One Sinorhizobium mexicanum genomic region harbors:
- a CDS encoding DUF4870 family protein, translating to MSDTGPRTPLSHQTDRWLEPGRVNIQIIYVLYLVAFVIGITALIGIVLAYLNRDKAEPWARTHYTWAIRTFWIAVLFCIVSALLTVMVIGILGFVATAVWIVIRCVIGLQRAAREEPITNPESWLV from the coding sequence ATGAGCGATACCGGTCCCCGGACACCGCTTTCCCACCAGACCGACCGCTGGCTGGAACCGGGCAGGGTCAATATTCAGATCATCTACGTGCTCTACCTGGTCGCATTTGTCATCGGCATCACCGCGCTCATCGGGATCGTGCTCGCCTATCTCAACCGCGACAAGGCGGAGCCATGGGCGAGGACCCACTACACCTGGGCGATCCGCACCTTCTGGATCGCCGTGCTTTTCTGCATCGTCTCGGCCCTGCTCACCGTTATGGTCATTGGTATTCTGGGCTTTGTCGCCACGGCGGTGTGGATCGTCATCAGATGCGTAATCGGCCTGCAGAGGGCGGCCCGGGAGGAGCCGATCACCAATCCGGAGAGCTGGCTGGTCTAG
- the glcF gene encoding glycolate oxidase subunit GlcF, giving the protein MQTNFSPAQLADPHVAESEKILRKCVHCGFCTATCPTYVVLGDELDSPRGRIYLIKDMLENGRAADRETVTHIDRCLSCLSCLTTCPSGVDYMHLVDHARIHIEKTYKRPLKDRFARAVLAAVLPYPKRFRLALRAARITRPLAGTVKRIPWLRTFGVMLDLAPNAVPPASAGTRPATYATKGERRGRVAILTGCAQPVLKPEINEAAIRLLTGQGIEVVVSAGEGCCGALVHHMGREEQALEAARRNVDIWLKAAEEDGLDAIIVTASGCGTTIKDYGHMLRLDPEYAEKAAKVSALAKDITEYLAGLELPQREARGMTVAYHSACSMQHGQKITTVPKELLKRAGFTVREPAEGHLCCGSAGTYNILQSEISTKLKARKVRNIEATKPDVIASGNIGCITQIATGTALPIVHTVELLDWAYGGQKPKGVRD; this is encoded by the coding sequence TTGCAGACCAATTTCTCGCCCGCGCAACTCGCTGATCCGCATGTCGCCGAATCCGAAAAGATCCTGCGCAAATGCGTGCACTGTGGCTTCTGCACCGCCACTTGTCCGACCTACGTCGTCCTCGGTGACGAACTCGACAGTCCCCGCGGGCGGATCTACCTGATCAAGGACATGCTCGAGAACGGGCGGGCGGCGGACCGGGAAACCGTTACGCACATCGACCGCTGTCTTTCCTGTCTTTCCTGTCTCACGACTTGTCCGTCGGGTGTCGACTACATGCATTTGGTCGACCATGCCCGCATCCATATCGAGAAGACGTACAAACGGCCGTTGAAGGATCGCTTCGCGCGCGCCGTTCTCGCCGCAGTGCTACCCTATCCTAAGCGATTTCGCCTTGCCCTACGCGCGGCCCGCATAACCCGCCCCTTGGCGGGGACGGTGAAGCGGATCCCATGGCTGAGGACCTTTGGCGTCATGCTCGACCTCGCTCCGAATGCGGTGCCGCCGGCGTCTGCAGGCACCAGGCCAGCCACGTACGCGACGAAGGGCGAGCGCCGTGGCCGGGTCGCGATCCTGACCGGCTGCGCGCAGCCGGTCTTGAAGCCTGAGATCAACGAAGCGGCGATCCGGCTGCTGACCGGGCAGGGGATCGAGGTTGTCGTCTCCGCCGGCGAGGGCTGCTGCGGCGCCTTGGTCCACCACATGGGACGTGAGGAGCAAGCGCTTGAGGCTGCGCGCCGCAACGTCGATATCTGGCTGAAGGCAGCCGAAGAAGACGGTCTCGACGCGATCATCGTGACCGCCTCGGGCTGTGGCACAACGATCAAGGATTATGGCCATATGCTGCGGCTGGATCCGGAATATGCCGAAAAGGCCGCGAAAGTGTCGGCATTGGCAAAAGACATCACCGAGTACCTCGCTGGGCTCGAACTGCCGCAGCGTGAGGCGCGGGGGATGACGGTTGCTTACCATTCCGCCTGCTCGATGCAGCACGGCCAGAAGATCACGACGGTGCCGAAGGAGCTGTTGAAGCGAGCGGGGTTCACGGTTCGCGAGCCGGCGGAAGGCCATCTCTGCTGCGGGTCGGCTGGCACCTACAACATCCTGCAGTCAGAGATATCGACGAAACTCAAGGCGCGCAAAGTCCGGAACATCGAGGCGACGAAACCGGACGTGATTGCGAGCGGCAACATCGGTTGCATCACGCAGATCGCGACCGGGACGGCGCTTCCGATCGTGCACACCGTCGAGCTGCTGGACTGGGCCTATGGCGGGCAGAAGCCGAAAGGTGTCCGAGATTAA
- a CDS encoding L,D-transpeptidase, producing the protein MKFHAKKVVAFAVAATTLFAVTNASAFTPATAPEAAAKHTDALLVTHQKRPPQKFWRTKVRFRTNEAPGTIIVDTNNKYLYYIDGPNRATRYGIGVGREGFGWSGVVKVGRKAEWPTWTPPAEMRVRERAKGRILPITQEGGIDNPLGARALYLYQGGRDTIFRIHGTNQPWTIGQNMSSGCIRMMNEDVEHLYDRADIGTKVIVVGPGNKHGDVNYTDRGVDIFRQIFGG; encoded by the coding sequence ATGAAATTTCATGCCAAGAAGGTGGTGGCGTTCGCCGTCGCGGCCACGACGCTGTTTGCCGTGACGAATGCATCGGCGTTCACGCCGGCGACCGCACCGGAGGCCGCCGCCAAGCATACCGACGCTCTGTTGGTCACCCACCAGAAGAGACCGCCGCAAAAATTTTGGCGCACCAAGGTCCGTTTCCGGACGAATGAGGCCCCCGGCACCATTATCGTCGATACGAACAACAAGTATCTCTATTACATCGACGGGCCGAACCGCGCGACGCGTTACGGCATCGGCGTTGGCCGCGAAGGCTTTGGCTGGTCCGGTGTCGTCAAGGTCGGCCGCAAAGCCGAGTGGCCGACCTGGACGCCGCCGGCGGAGATGCGCGTGCGTGAACGGGCGAAGGGTCGCATCCTGCCGATCACCCAGGAAGGCGGCATCGACAATCCGCTCGGTGCCCGTGCACTTTATCTCTACCAGGGTGGCCGTGACACGATTTTTCGCATCCACGGAACGAACCAGCCCTGGACGATCGGCCAGAACATGTCCTCGGGATGCATCCGGATGATGAACGAGGACGTCGAGCACCTCTACGATCGCGCCGACATCGGCACGAAGGTGATCGTCGTCGGCCCGGGCAACAAGCACGGCGACGTCAACTACACCGACCGCGGCGTGGACATTTTCCGCCAGATCTTTGGCGGCTGA
- a CDS encoding L,D-transpeptidase: MMKKSLFLAVSLLCAVAGEAGARDRYHSRPPVIVSPDLTAPWVMQLGGQRARPVAYRPPTPTATRKQFDRRQVNRVPGPALMQPVAAVRAQKPVKTKFDPQFLPQTVAYGGPEKPGTIVIDTNNRFLYLVTGKGEARRYGVGVGKPGFEWAGAHRITRKAEWPIWTPPQEMITREAAKGHYLPARMEGGPANPLGARAMYLGSTLYRIHGTNAPWTIGYGVSSGCIRMRNEDVVDLYERVNVGTKVIVI; the protein is encoded by the coding sequence ATGATGAAGAAATCCCTTTTTCTTGCCGTATCCCTCCTGTGTGCCGTTGCCGGCGAGGCCGGAGCCCGCGACCGGTACCACAGCCGTCCGCCGGTCATCGTCAGCCCGGATTTGACCGCCCCCTGGGTGATGCAACTTGGCGGTCAACGGGCCCGTCCGGTCGCTTACCGACCGCCGACGCCGACGGCCACCCGAAAACAGTTCGACCGACGCCAGGTAAACCGCGTGCCCGGACCGGCACTGATGCAACCGGTCGCGGCAGTGCGCGCGCAGAAGCCGGTAAAGACGAAGTTCGATCCGCAGTTCCTGCCGCAAACCGTGGCCTATGGCGGTCCGGAAAAGCCCGGCACGATCGTCATCGACACCAACAACCGCTTTCTCTATCTCGTTACCGGCAAAGGCGAAGCCCGTCGCTATGGTGTCGGCGTCGGCAAGCCGGGCTTCGAATGGGCCGGCGCGCACCGCATTACGCGGAAGGCAGAGTGGCCGATCTGGACGCCGCCGCAGGAAATGATCACGCGCGAAGCCGCGAAGGGACACTATCTGCCGGCTCGCATGGAGGGCGGTCCGGCAAACCCGCTCGGCGCCCGGGCCATGTATCTCGGCTCCACGCTCTACCGCATCCACGGTACCAACGCGCCCTGGACGATCGGCTATGGCGTTTCATCTGGCTGCATCCGCATGCGCAACGAGGATGTCGTCGATCTCTATGAGCGGGTGAACGTCGGCACCAAGGTTATCGTGATATAA
- a CDS encoding DNA-3-methyladenine glycosylase I encodes MAAKGLITGDDGLDRCAWHGNLEDYRRYHDEEWGRPVTDDHRLFEKICLEGFQSGLSWLTILRKRAAFRAAFDGFDFDRVAEFGEADIERCLADTGIVRHRGKIVSTINNARRAKELRAEFGSLASYFWSHEPGQTERPKVVSYEALIANPTTATSTLISKDLKKRGWTFVGPTTIYAFMQAMGLVNDHIEGCFCRAGIEEMRQQFKRPARRSA; translated from the coding sequence ATGGCCGCGAAGGGCTTGATTACCGGAGATGATGGACTTGATCGTTGCGCTTGGCACGGCAATCTCGAGGATTACCGGCGCTATCACGACGAGGAGTGGGGGCGGCCGGTTACGGACGATCATCGGCTGTTCGAGAAGATCTGCCTGGAAGGTTTTCAGTCGGGGCTGTCGTGGTTGACGATCTTGCGGAAGCGCGCGGCGTTTCGCGCGGCGTTCGACGGTTTCGATTTCGACCGGGTGGCCGAATTCGGCGAAGCCGATATCGAGCGCTGCCTCGCCGACACCGGTATCGTACGCCACCGCGGCAAGATCGTCTCGACCATCAACAACGCTCGGCGGGCCAAGGAACTACGCGCGGAGTTCGGATCGCTTGCCTCCTATTTCTGGTCCCATGAGCCGGGTCAGACCGAGCGTCCGAAGGTCGTGAGCTACGAAGCCTTGATCGCCAATCCGACAACCGCGACGTCGACGCTGATTTCGAAGGACCTCAAGAAGCGTGGCTGGACCTTTGTCGGGCCGACGACGATCTATGCCTTCATGCAGGCCATGGGTCTCGTCAACGACCATATCGAGGGCTGCTTTTGCCGCGCCGGAATCGAGGAGATGCGGCAACAATTCAAAAGGCCGGCGCGTCGGTCCGCCTGA
- the copM gene encoding CopM family metallochaperone — protein MSLKTIAAALMLAALAAAPSFAQESGHMHGSTEAAEPAADTSPSSKAFAVANAKMHKDMDIVFTGKTDLDFVRGMIAHHQGAIDMAKIELEHGKDEEIRKLAENIIKAQEGEIEMMKEWLAKNGG, from the coding sequence ATGTCCCTGAAAACCATCGCCGCTGCCTTGATGTTGGCAGCACTTGCCGCCGCCCCTTCGTTCGCACAGGAAAGCGGCCACATGCACGGCTCAACGGAAGCGGCAGAGCCGGCGGCCGACACATCGCCGTCAAGCAAGGCCTTTGCGGTAGCAAACGCCAAGATGCACAAAGACATGGACATCGTCTTCACCGGCAAGACCGACCTCGACTTCGTGCGCGGCATGATCGCCCACCACCAGGGAGCGATCGACATGGCCAAGATCGAGCTTGAACATGGCAAGGATGAAGAGATCCGCAAGTTGGCGGAAAACATCATCAAAGCCCAGGAAGGCGAGATCGAGATGATGAAGGAATGGCTCGCCAAGAACGGCGGGTAA
- the hisS gene encoding histidine--tRNA ligase yields MNEKQKKPQKLKARLPRGFVDRSAADIRAVDEMIAKIQEVYERYGFDPVETPLFEYTDALGKFLPDSDRPNEGVFSLTDDDDQWMSLRYDLTAPLARHVAENFNEIQLPYRTYRAGYVFRNEKPGPGRFRQFMQFDADTVGAAGVQADAEMCMMMADTMEALGIARGDYVIRVNNRKVLDGVLEAIGLGGDEHANARLTVLRAIDKLDKFGPEGVRLLLGEGRKDESGDFTKGAGLNDGQIRKILFFVGITDYAKSSAELAELVAGTTKGGEGVEELNTIRSLVLSAGYEADRIKIDPSVVRGLEYYTGPVFEAELQFAVTNEKGEKVVFGSVGGGGRYDGLVSRFMGQPVPATGFSIGVSRLMTALKNLGKLGAEDVIAPVVVCVMDRDLESMGRYQRFVQELRHSGIRAEMYQGNKKNFGDQLKYADRRGSPLAIIQGGDERASGVVQIKDLIEGKRLSGEIQDNVTWREARVAQISVPESDLVEKVREMLAAQAEDRTKAN; encoded by the coding sequence ATGAACGAAAAGCAGAAGAAACCGCAGAAGCTCAAGGCGCGCCTGCCGCGCGGCTTTGTCGATCGTTCGGCGGCCGATATCCGCGCCGTCGACGAGATGATCGCCAAGATCCAGGAGGTTTACGAGCGCTACGGTTTCGATCCGGTGGAAACGCCGTTGTTCGAATATACCGACGCGTTGGGAAAATTCCTTCCCGACAGCGATCGGCCGAACGAGGGCGTCTTCTCGCTGACGGATGACGACGACCAGTGGATGAGCCTGCGCTATGACCTGACCGCGCCGCTCGCGCGCCACGTGGCGGAGAATTTCAACGAGATCCAGCTCCCTTACCGGACCTATCGGGCCGGCTACGTCTTCCGCAACGAGAAGCCGGGCCCGGGCCGGTTCCGTCAGTTCATGCAGTTCGACGCCGACACGGTCGGTGCGGCGGGCGTCCAGGCCGATGCCGAGATGTGCATGATGATGGCCGACACCATGGAAGCGCTCGGCATCGCGCGCGGCGACTATGTGATCCGCGTCAACAACCGCAAGGTTCTCGACGGCGTGCTCGAGGCGATCGGCCTCGGTGGCGACGAGCACGCGAATGCTCGTCTGACGGTACTGCGTGCGATCGACAAGCTCGACAAGTTCGGTCCGGAAGGCGTGCGACTTTTGCTGGGCGAAGGTCGCAAGGATGAAAGCGGCGACTTCACCAAGGGCGCGGGCCTGAATGACGGACAGATCCGCAAGATCCTGTTTTTTGTCGGCATCACCGACTATGCCAAGAGCTCCGCGGAGCTCGCCGAACTCGTCGCCGGAACCACCAAGGGTGGGGAGGGCGTCGAGGAGCTCAATACGATCCGCAGCCTCGTGCTCAGCGCGGGCTATGAAGCGGATCGCATCAAGATCGACCCCTCGGTCGTGCGCGGCCTCGAATATTACACTGGTCCCGTCTTCGAGGCCGAATTGCAGTTTGCGGTGACGAACGAGAAGGGCGAGAAGGTCGTCTTCGGCTCTGTCGGCGGCGGCGGCCGTTATGATGGCCTTGTCTCGCGCTTCATGGGGCAGCCGGTGCCGGCAACCGGCTTCTCGATAGGTGTGTCGCGGCTGATGACGGCGCTGAAAAACCTTGGCAAACTCGGGGCCGAGGACGTGATCGCGCCGGTGGTCGTCTGCGTCATGGACCGTGATCTCGAAAGCATGGGCCGCTACCAGCGCTTCGTCCAGGAACTGCGCCATTCCGGAATCCGGGCCGAGATGTACCAGGGAAACAAGAAGAATTTCGGCGACCAGCTCAAATACGCCGACCGTCGCGGCTCCCCGCTGGCAATCATCCAGGGCGGTGACGAACGCGCTTCTGGCGTCGTGCAGATCAAGGACCTGATCGAGGGCAAGCGTCTCTCGGGAGAAATCCAGGACAATGTTACCTGGCGCGAGGCGCGCGTTGCCCAGATTTCGGTACCGGAAAGCGATCTGGTAGAGAAGGTGCGGGAGATGCTGGCGGCACAGGCTGAGGACCGAACGAAGGCGAACTGA
- a CDS encoding ATP phosphoribosyltransferase regulatory subunit, whose protein sequence is MPLINLPAFSGDLLADFERMETLRVDTPVIQPAEPFLDMAGEDLRRRIFLTQSETGESLCLRPEFTIPVCLRHIETATGTPQRYAYLGEVFRQRREGASEFYQAGIEDLGERDTARADARAVGDAMQVLANRLPGRRLKVTLGDQSVFEAVIAACGLPTGWQKRLIHAFGDPKQLQKLLAELADPASEGVFGHEVERLAIMGMLEDEDRLVAHIGQTMEATGYSTNASRSPRDIARRLKEKMELANTRLDKATLAVMREFLTLDLPLADAPAALFSFAAKSGLKIEVALSLFDARVAALSRAGADIGLIRYRAAFGRPLDYYTGLVFEIEAEEEAAVLAGGGRFDRLLTLLGAREHIPAVGFSLWLDRIEHAVAAAGGAK, encoded by the coding sequence ATGCCTCTGATCAACCTGCCCGCCTTTTCTGGTGACCTGCTTGCCGACTTCGAGCGGATGGAGACCCTGCGTGTCGATACGCCGGTGATCCAGCCGGCCGAGCCCTTTCTCGATATGGCAGGCGAAGATCTGCGGCGCCGCATTTTTCTGACGCAGAGCGAGACGGGAGAGAGCCTTTGCCTTCGTCCTGAATTCACGATTCCGGTTTGCCTTCGTCATATCGAAACGGCGACCGGCACACCGCAACGCTATGCCTACCTCGGCGAAGTGTTCCGCCAGCGGCGCGAGGGGGCGAGCGAGTTCTATCAGGCCGGCATCGAGGATCTTGGCGAGCGAGACACAGCGCGGGCGGACGCGAGAGCCGTCGGCGACGCGATGCAGGTTCTTGCCAACAGATTGCCGGGGCGGCGGCTGAAGGTGACGCTGGGCGACCAATCGGTGTTCGAAGCGGTGATCGCCGCCTGCGGGCTGCCTACCGGCTGGCAGAAGCGGCTGATTCATGCTTTCGGCGACCCTAAGCAGCTCCAGAAACTTCTGGCGGAACTTGCTGATCCGGCATCCGAAGGCGTCTTCGGCCATGAAGTCGAGCGGCTTGCTATCATGGGCATGCTGGAGGACGAGGACCGGCTCGTTGCCCATATCGGCCAGACCATGGAGGCAACCGGCTATTCCACCAATGCCAGCCGGTCGCCGCGCGACATCGCTCGCCGTCTCAAGGAAAAAATGGAACTGGCGAACACGCGGCTGGACAAGGCCACGCTCGCCGTCATGCGCGAATTCCTGACGCTGGACCTGCCGCTTGCCGATGCGCCCGCTGCGCTCTTCAGCTTCGCCGCGAAGTCCGGGTTGAAGATCGAAGTAGCATTGTCGCTGTTCGACGCGCGCGTTGCCGCGCTTTCCCGGGCGGGAGCCGACATCGGTCTCATCCGCTATCGCGCCGCCTTCGGTCGTCCGCTCGACTATTATACCGGGCTCGTCTTCGAGATAGAGGCCGAAGAGGAGGCGGCTGTTCTTGCCGGTGGCGGGCGCTTCGACCGGCTGTTGACGCTTCTCGGCGCGCGCGAACATATTCCGGCCGTCGGCTTCTCCCTCTGGCTTGACCGGATCGAGCACGCGGTTGCCGCCGCAGGGGGCGCGAAATGA
- the hisG gene encoding ATP phosphoribosyltransferase, translating into MTITIALPSKGRMKDDASAIFERAGMKIVAVGNDRSYRGRVEGWDDVEIAFLSASEISREIGSGAVDFGVTGEDLVREGLADADARVEFCARLGFGHADVVVAVPEVWYDVDTMADLGDVAADFRARHGRRLAIATKYWRLTQQFFSGSHGIQLYRIVESLGATEGAPASGSADIIVDITSTGSTLKANHLKILSDGVILRSEACLVRARKAAHQDNPVVDRIMAAVRAAL; encoded by the coding sequence ATGACGATCACGATTGCACTGCCTTCGAAGGGACGGATGAAGGACGATGCTTCGGCGATCTTCGAGCGAGCCGGAATGAAGATCGTCGCCGTCGGCAACGACCGCTCCTACCGCGGCCGCGTCGAAGGCTGGGACGACGTCGAGATCGCCTTTCTTTCGGCCTCGGAAATCTCACGCGAGATCGGCAGCGGCGCTGTCGACTTCGGCGTCACTGGCGAAGACCTCGTTCGCGAGGGCCTTGCCGATGCCGATGCGCGCGTGGAATTCTGCGCCCGGCTTGGCTTCGGCCATGCCGATGTCGTCGTGGCCGTGCCGGAGGTCTGGTATGACGTCGATACCATGGCGGACCTCGGCGATGTCGCTGCCGATTTCCGTGCCCGTCATGGCCGCAGGCTGGCGATCGCCACCAAATACTGGCGCTTGACCCAGCAGTTTTTCTCCGGAAGCCATGGCATCCAGCTCTATCGCATCGTCGAAAGCCTGGGTGCGACCGAAGGCGCGCCGGCTTCCGGTTCTGCCGACATCATCGTCGACATCACCTCGACCGGCTCGACGCTGAAGGCGAACCACCTGAAGATCCTTTCGGACGGAGTGATCCTGCGGTCGGAAGCCTGTCTCGTCAGGGCGCGGAAGGCTGCCCATCAGGACAATCCTGTCGTCGACCGGATCATGGCAGCCGTCCGCGCGGCGCTCTGA
- a CDS encoding glutathione binding-like protein produces MADLSSFPITTRWPATNPDIIQLYSLPTPNGVKISIALEELGMPYEPHRIAFDANEQKSPEFLSLNPNGRIPAIIDPNGPGGKPIGLFESGAILVYLAEKTGKLIPADAAGRYETLCWVMFQMGGVGPMLGQFGHFFKFAAEKVANNSYPVERYRDESKRLLGVLETRLKGRQWLMGDEYTIADIATYPWVEGARRFYGGAEVLEYESFPNVMAWVDRGLARPAAQKGMEIPRKP; encoded by the coding sequence ATGGCTGATCTTTCCTCTTTCCCGATCACGACCCGCTGGCCGGCAACCAACCCGGATATCATCCAGCTCTATTCGCTGCCGACCCCGAACGGCGTGAAGATTTCCATTGCCCTGGAAGAACTGGGCATGCCCTACGAGCCGCATCGCATTGCGTTCGATGCCAACGAACAGAAGTCGCCCGAATTCCTGTCGCTCAACCCGAACGGCCGCATCCCGGCGATCATCGACCCGAATGGCCCCGGCGGAAAGCCGATCGGTCTCTTCGAATCCGGCGCGATCCTGGTTTATCTGGCAGAGAAGACGGGAAAGCTTATCCCGGCGGATGCCGCCGGCCGCTACGAGACACTTTGCTGGGTGATGTTCCAGATGGGCGGCGTCGGGCCGATGCTCGGCCAGTTCGGGCATTTCTTCAAGTTCGCGGCCGAGAAGGTTGCCAACAACTCCTATCCGGTGGAGCGCTACCGCGATGAATCGAAGCGCCTCCTCGGCGTTCTCGAGACACGGCTGAAAGGCCGGCAATGGCTGATGGGTGACGAATACACGATCGCCGATATTGCCACTTACCCGTGGGTCGAGGGTGCGCGCAGGTTCTATGGCGGCGCGGAAGTACTCGAATACGAGAGCTTTCCGAATGTCATGGCCTGGGTCGATCGCGGTCTTGCGCGGCCTGCCGCACAGAAGGGGATGGAAATCCCGCGCAAGCCCTGA
- a CDS encoding NAD(P)/FAD-dependent oxidoreductase, with the protein MSGRLVVVGGGQAAFALVAKLRALKDERPVTIVASEASLPYQRPPLSKKYLLREMSLDRLLYRPQAWYSEHDVDIRLETTVTRIDRGQKQVVLSDGSVLGYETLAFATGATPRRLPPSVGGDLAGVYVVRDFKDADLLAEEMRPGGRALVVGGGYIGLEAAAVARTCGMEVTVIEMADRILQRVASAATSEIVREIHRSRGVDIRERTGLHRLIGENGRVTGAELGDGSVVPVDIVIVGIGVAANDALAHDAGLETANGIIVDSHGRTSDPAIFAMGDCAVLPWQGMRIRLESVQNAVDQAEAIAAILAGSSEPYDPKPWFWSDQYDVKLQIAGFGLGHDETLVRPGQREGSVSVWYFRQGKFIAVDAINDAKAYVTGKKLLETGTTPDKAKLADPDTDLKSLLA; encoded by the coding sequence GTGTCGGGAAGACTTGTTGTTGTCGGCGGCGGTCAGGCCGCGTTCGCCTTGGTTGCCAAACTTCGCGCTTTGAAGGATGAGCGGCCGGTGACGATCGTTGCTTCGGAGGCAAGCCTTCCCTACCAGCGGCCGCCCCTTTCCAAAAAATATCTGCTCCGAGAAATGAGCCTGGATCGGCTGCTCTATCGGCCGCAGGCCTGGTATTCGGAGCACGACGTTGACATTCGCCTTGAGACGACCGTCACACGCATCGACCGCGGGCAAAAACAGGTCGTTTTAAGCGACGGATCGGTGCTCGGCTATGAGACGCTTGCCTTCGCGACCGGGGCGACGCCGCGTCGGCTGCCGCCCTCGGTCGGCGGTGATCTGGCCGGCGTCTACGTTGTGCGGGATTTCAAGGACGCCGACCTGCTGGCAGAGGAGATGCGGCCCGGGGGCCGCGCGCTGGTGGTGGGCGGGGGCTATATCGGTCTTGAGGCCGCCGCGGTCGCCCGCACCTGCGGCATGGAAGTGACCGTCATCGAAATGGCGGACCGCATCCTGCAGCGCGTAGCCTCGGCGGCGACCTCCGAGATCGTTCGAGAGATCCACCGCTCCCGTGGCGTCGATATTCGCGAGCGCACGGGCCTCCATCGCCTGATCGGCGAGAATGGGCGTGTCACGGGGGCCGAACTCGGCGACGGCTCAGTCGTCCCGGTCGACATTGTGATCGTCGGCATCGGGGTGGCGGCGAACGATGCGCTCGCGCACGATGCCGGGCTCGAAACGGCTAATGGCATCATCGTCGACAGCCACGGCCGAACCTCCGATCCCGCGATCTTTGCCATGGGCGACTGTGCGGTCCTGCCGTGGCAAGGCATGCGGATCCGCCTGGAATCGGTTCAGAACGCCGTTGACCAAGCGGAGGCGATTGCTGCCATCCTCGCCGGCAGCTCCGAGCCCTACGATCCGAAGCCCTGGTTCTGGTCGGACCAGTACGACGTGAAGCTCCAGATCGCCGGCTTCGGCCTCGGCCATGACGAAACACTTGTCCGTCCGGGCCAGCGTGAAGGCAGCGTATCGGTCTGGTATTTCCGCCAGGGCAAGTTCATCGCCGTCGATGCCATCAACGACGCCAAGGCCTATGTGACGGGAAAGAAGCTGCTCGAAACGGGGACAACGCCGGATAAGGCGAAACTCGCCGATCCTGACACTGACCTCAAGTCGCTGCTCGCCTAA